In a single window of the Bradyrhizobium sp. ORS 285 genome:
- a CDS encoding non-ribosomal peptide synthetase produces the protein MSSLLAKLQSRGIVLFLDGEQLRFHAPAAALTAELRQAIAARRDDIIAHLRDASRLSAAEKRLWFASRLAPDEAPYNVSAAYRIRGRLDVGALEAAFGDVVAAHDALRTGFHDVDGEPVRVIAAACRFHITRLDRSEVANHERESVARDLASRLTRQPISLDQPPLIKATLIRFAEDDHVLVHMIHHIVTDGWSHAVFCRDLASAYRARLNDQTWQFPPRPVMAPAPPTVSQTTPARLPDASPAPVPHDAIRPSGRRFDGHTLAARVPSPLHARLRAFARQHRTSVATTLLAVQMLLVVRLSANPTPIIAVPAAGRRDAALADQIGFHVDTLIVTADCSSTLRFADLLGQVHDNLTAALDAPYDEATSGSPFSALLADPALTSFAYQATPDTPLSLHGLDVRVIGFERGTTRFDLELHVWPLAGHATSALLEPAPDSEIKLTDSNAADQDGLRLMLTARSDSFTREGAARWLRRYVHLLDVCLAAPDAHVADLPLDPPADLLAQRQRLERPRALPGGETGLAARFATIAVAQSQRIAVEGDDGRTLSYAELDFASRALGERLAAAGVALGDIVGVAIERSVDAIVMLLAVIRAGGAYLPLDPALPRARLELMLQQAGVRHVVTTARLRDVFIGVRVSLEIVVADEASAGVAGASLPASELMGADSPAYVNFTSGSTGTPKAILVPQGAVANLVLDTDYAALMREDRIAHAAPLSFDAATFEIWGALLTGGCIVLVDKHTLLDPEALARDLKARAISVMFLTTALFNQVAQSKPAAFAPLRLVLFGGDAVNADHVRSVLAAGPSSRLLHVYGPTETTTFATFHPVEQFSDRAATVPIGRPLPGVICRILDADLKPVPAGMAGELCIGGNGLAIGYLGDTTATDARFITAPDGIRLYRSGDLVRFDPEDNIEFVGRRDNQVKIRGHRIEVEEVELALARHPAVTDAAVIVCGDDDRKSLEAFVTLDDDSAEPASVRRWLRQVLPDYMIPFRIAQIARMPVSDHGKIDRAALRLMRSATPTFPSDMDAASDLEADIIAIWSQLLARPIERDSDFFEHGGHSLLATRVISQLAQRRRLAVPLRLVFEQPTPRLLAAAIALSAPTAPNREVIAGRAAPGAAALSFAQQRLWFLERLDPGTAGYNVPIAYRLDGPLDIGALQLALDHIIARHEPLRSRMLERDGQSVQEPLPPMRCPLRRIDVSDRTEAGEQARTLVAEAAREPFDLWQPPLLRATLVRIAPDSAVLALVMHHIACDGWSLTVLARELSLLMSGATVRPLPLRYADFATWQRDWFSGARAREQLEAWSARLADLPELRLPLDYRRPTRQSYRGGIVPITIDAQTTARLKGLSERSNATSFMALLAIYGAVIGRAAAQEDFAVASPIANRHHHETENLIGFFVNTLALRLDLSGTPSLEVLIARVRNVALEAYQHQDLPFEQLVERLHPDRDPARNPLVQVAFALQNATDDRLALPGIEASPFPVDIRTTRFDIETHLFERDGAIEGLLVYATDLFTPATAGRLAAQFTTLLTAALDAPATPLASLLLALPSDLQTQQRALERPRPLPSGNAGLATRFQTIATTHGHRIAIEGDDGRALSYAALDTASRVLGEQLVAAGVELGDIVGIAADRSTETIVMLLAIIRAGGAYLPLDPALPQARLALMLTQAGVRHVLTTAASRDVFRRINESLGIVIPGDMDERARAALPAPDLIRAESPAYVNFTSGSTGTPKAILVPQGAVANLVLDTDYAALTPDDRIAQAAPLSFDAATFEIWGALLNGGCIVLVNKQTLLDPDALARYLKARAMSVMFLTTALFNQVAQLKPAGFASLRLVLFGGEAVNAEHVHSVLAAGPPARLLHVYGPTETTTFATFHSIAQLAEHAATVPIGRPLPGVTCRILDADLRPVPAGMPGELCIGGNGLAIGYLGDTDATEARFVTAADGTRLYRSGDLVRLDPDNNIEFVGRRDNQVKIRGHRIEIEEIELALAHHPAVAEAAVVVRTADDDKFVEAFVTLKPDVATVQHQQHGQAFVSDWRELYEITYAPAADAADADLAGWHDSYTGRPIAVAEMREWQARTTEALLALKPRRVLEIGCGTGLLLRGLAEAVESYHGTDFSPPAVAGTRELARRNGWSHVTIEQREANDFAGLPQQHFDLVILNSIVQYFPSRDYLRHVLDGAFACLAPSGRIYLGDIRSLPLQRLFAVSVEARQHALGGPAILARAANRIRFDKELVLDPAFFTRIAAEHGATVRLAAKRGMAINELTKYRYEVVIETGATHASPPAVSMAWATLDAADPVTAMIAAAHKHGSLCITGVPDGRLTDDLELLASIDPDAAPPAPAPHPEQLAQAAAAAGFAVDFALSERAGDSVFDVLLYPQGGPRPASPLEVLRTTRPWDELSNDPLQTALGRSIGPELKLHLGQLLPEYMIPAQIAVIERMPLARTGKIDRRALPPIAAAPEMNEAAAPAGDAEHAVHAVWQELLQRERIDRTTNFFDAGGHSLLLVRLLHRINSHFGRELALIDLFRATTIADQARLATEDKAAMTETPDVDDRAERRRHALLDRRRSLR, from the coding sequence GTGTCCTCGCTTCTCGCCAAGCTCCAGAGCCGCGGCATCGTCCTGTTCCTGGACGGCGAGCAGTTGCGCTTTCACGCCCCCGCGGCCGCGCTGACGGCAGAGCTGCGCCAGGCGATCGCAGCACGCCGGGACGACATCATCGCTCATCTGCGTGATGCGTCGCGCCTCTCGGCTGCCGAGAAGAGGTTGTGGTTCGCCAGCCGGCTTGCGCCCGATGAGGCACCCTACAATGTCTCGGCGGCTTATCGCATAAGGGGGCGTCTCGACGTCGGCGCCCTCGAAGCCGCCTTTGGTGATGTCGTCGCCGCGCATGACGCCTTGCGGACCGGTTTTCATGACGTCGATGGCGAGCCCGTCCGTGTCATTGCCGCAGCCTGCCGATTTCATATCACGCGCCTCGATCGCTCCGAGGTCGCCAACCATGAGCGCGAGTCCGTCGCGCGCGACCTCGCCTCCCGCCTCACGCGACAGCCGATCTCGCTGGATCAGCCACCGCTCATCAAGGCCACTCTGATCCGCTTCGCTGAAGACGATCACGTCCTCGTTCACATGATCCACCACATCGTCACCGACGGCTGGTCGCACGCCGTTTTCTGCCGCGATCTGGCTTCGGCCTATCGCGCGCGCCTGAATGACCAGACGTGGCAATTCCCGCCACGTCCTGTGATGGCTCCCGCTCCGCCAACGGTCAGTCAGACCACACCGGCCCGATTGCCCGACGCAAGCCCCGCACCGGTGCCGCACGACGCGATCCGCCCGAGCGGCCGGCGCTTCGATGGCCACACGCTGGCCGCCCGAGTTCCGTCCCCACTGCACGCGCGCTTACGCGCATTCGCCCGCCAGCACCGGACCAGCGTCGCAACCACGCTGCTGGCGGTGCAGATGCTGCTCGTTGTCCGTCTGTCGGCAAACCCGACGCCGATCATTGCGGTACCGGCCGCGGGCCGCCGCGATGCCGCGCTGGCCGATCAGATCGGCTTCCATGTCGACACCCTGATCGTCACCGCGGATTGCAGCAGCACGCTGCGCTTTGCCGACCTGCTCGGTCAGGTTCATGACAATCTCACGGCTGCGCTCGACGCCCCGTACGATGAAGCGACCAGCGGATCGCCGTTCTCCGCCCTGCTCGCCGATCCCGCGCTCACGAGCTTCGCCTATCAGGCCACGCCCGACACGCCACTCTCGCTGCACGGCCTTGATGTCAGGGTCATCGGCTTCGAGCGCGGCACCACGCGCTTCGATCTCGAACTTCACGTCTGGCCGCTTGCCGGCCACGCCACATCGGCGCTGCTGGAGCCCGCCCCAGACAGTGAGATCAAGCTGACGGACAGCAATGCAGCCGATCAGGACGGCCTGCGGCTGATGCTGACCGCGCGCAGCGACAGCTTTACGCGCGAAGGTGCCGCGCGCTGGCTGCGCCGCTATGTCCATCTGCTCGATGTCTGCCTGGCCGCGCCCGACGCTCACGTTGCGGACCTGCCGCTGGACCCGCCGGCCGATCTGCTGGCCCAGCGGCAGCGACTGGAGCGGCCACGCGCGCTGCCCGGCGGAGAGACCGGTCTCGCTGCCCGCTTCGCCACGATCGCTGTTGCGCAGAGCCAGCGGATCGCCGTTGAAGGCGATGACGGGCGGACGCTGAGTTATGCCGAACTCGACTTCGCCAGCCGCGCCCTCGGTGAACGACTGGCCGCTGCCGGCGTCGCTCTCGGCGACATCGTGGGTGTGGCCATCGAGCGCTCGGTCGATGCCATCGTGATGCTGCTCGCCGTCATCCGCGCCGGCGGCGCCTATCTGCCGCTCGATCCGGCGCTGCCGCGGGCCCGGCTCGAACTGATGCTGCAGCAAGCCGGTGTTCGCCATGTCGTCACTACAGCCAGGCTGCGCGACGTCTTCATTGGAGTTCGCGTCTCTCTCGAGATTGTTGTTGCAGACGAGGCTTCGGCCGGCGTCGCCGGCGCGTCGCTGCCCGCATCGGAGCTGATGGGAGCCGACAGCCCGGCCTATGTCAACTTCACCTCGGGCTCGACCGGCACGCCGAAGGCGATCCTGGTGCCGCAGGGCGCGGTCGCCAATCTGGTGCTCGACACCGACTACGCCGCGCTCATGCGCGAGGATCGTATCGCCCACGCCGCGCCGCTCTCGTTTGATGCAGCGACCTTCGAAATCTGGGGCGCGCTGCTCACTGGTGGCTGTATCGTCCTGGTGGACAAGCACACCTTGCTCGATCCCGAGGCGCTCGCGCGCGACCTGAAGGCACGCGCGATCTCGGTGATGTTCCTGACCACGGCGCTGTTCAATCAGGTTGCTCAGTCGAAGCCTGCTGCGTTCGCGCCGCTGCGCCTCGTGCTGTTCGGCGGCGACGCGGTCAACGCCGATCATGTCCGCAGCGTGCTCGCGGCAGGTCCCTCCAGCCGCCTGCTCCACGTCTACGGGCCGACGGAGACCACGACCTTCGCCACCTTCCATCCGGTCGAGCAGTTCTCTGATCGTGCGGCCACCGTGCCGATCGGACGCCCGTTGCCCGGCGTGATCTGCCGCATCCTCGATGCCGATCTGAAGCCCGTCCCGGCCGGCATGGCCGGCGAGCTTTGCATCGGCGGCAACGGCCTCGCCATCGGTTATCTCGGCGACACCACTGCCACCGACGCTCGTTTCATCACCGCTCCCGATGGCATCAGGCTGTATCGCAGCGGCGATCTCGTGCGGTTCGATCCCGAGGACAACATCGAGTTCGTCGGCCGCCGCGACAACCAGGTCAAGATCCGCGGCCATCGCATCGAGGTCGAGGAAGTCGAGCTGGCGCTTGCGCGCCATCCGGCTGTGACTGACGCTGCCGTCATAGTGTGCGGCGATGACGACCGGAAGTCTCTGGAAGCCTTCGTCACCCTCGACGATGACAGCGCCGAGCCCGCTTCCGTCCGGCGCTGGCTGCGGCAGGTGCTGCCGGACTACATGATCCCATTCCGGATCGCGCAGATCGCGCGCATGCCGGTCAGCGATCACGGCAAGATTGACCGGGCTGCACTGCGTCTCATGAGGTCCGCGACGCCGACGTTCCCATCGGATATGGACGCAGCAAGCGATCTCGAAGCCGATATCATCGCAATCTGGTCGCAGCTCCTCGCCCGCCCGATCGAACGCGACAGCGACTTCTTCGAGCATGGCGGTCACTCGCTACTCGCCACCCGCGTGATCTCGCAGCTGGCGCAACGGCGCCGCCTCGCTGTGCCGTTGCGGCTCGTCTTCGAGCAGCCGACGCCGCGCCTGCTCGCCGCCGCGATCGCGCTGAGCGCTCCAACGGCGCCGAACCGTGAGGTGATCGCCGGCAGGGCCGCACCCGGCGCCGCGGCGCTGTCCTTTGCGCAGCAACGGCTCTGGTTTCTCGAACGTCTCGATCCGGGCACGGCCGGCTACAACGTGCCGATCGCCTACCGGCTCGATGGGCCGCTGGACATCGGCGCACTCCAGCTCGCGCTCGATCACATCATCGCCCGCCACGAGCCGCTGCGCAGCCGGATGCTGGAACGCGACGGGCAGTCCGTGCAGGAGCCGCTGCCGCCGATGCGCTGCCCGTTGCGCCGGATCGATGTCAGTGATCGAACGGAGGCCGGTGAGCAGGCGCGCACGCTGGTTGCCGAGGCGGCGCGCGAGCCTTTCGATCTGTGGCAACCGCCGCTGTTGCGCGCGACGCTCGTCCGGATCGCCCCCGACAGCGCCGTGCTGGCGCTGGTGATGCATCACATCGCCTGCGACGGCTGGTCGCTGACCGTGCTGGCGCGCGAGCTGTCGCTGCTGATGAGCGGCGCTACAGTGCGTCCGCTGCCGCTGCGCTATGCCGATTTCGCGACATGGCAGCGCGACTGGTTCTCCGGCGCTCGCGCGCGCGAGCAGCTCGAAGCCTGGTCGGCCCGCCTTGCCGATTTGCCCGAGCTGCGCCTGCCGCTCGACTATCGCCGTCCCACCAGGCAGTCCTATCGCGGCGGCATCGTGCCGATCACGATTGACGCCCAGACGACGGCGCGTCTGAAGGGGCTCTCGGAGCGCAGCAATGCAACGTCCTTCATGGCGCTGCTCGCGATCTACGGCGCCGTCATCGGCCGAGCCGCTGCGCAGGAGGACTTCGCGGTGGCGAGCCCGATCGCCAATCGCCACCACCACGAGACCGAGAACCTGATCGGCTTCTTCGTCAACACCCTGGCGCTGCGGCTCGACCTGTCGGGCACGCCGTCGCTCGAGGTGCTGATCGCGCGCGTGCGCAATGTCGCGCTGGAGGCCTACCAGCACCAGGACCTGCCGTTCGAGCAGCTGGTGGAACGCTTGCATCCTGATCGCGACCCCGCCCGCAATCCGCTGGTCCAGGTCGCATTCGCGCTGCAGAACGCGACCGACGACCGCCTCGCTCTGCCCGGCATCGAAGCTTCGCCGTTTCCAGTGGACATCCGCACCACGCGGTTCGACATCGAGACTCATTTGTTCGAACGCGACGGTGCCATAGAAGGTCTGCTGGTCTATGCCACCGATCTCTTCACGCCAGCTACGGCAGGTCGTCTCGCCGCGCAGTTCACCACGCTGCTGACGGCCGCGCTGGACGCGCCCGCCACTCCCCTTGCCTCGCTCCTCCTGGCACTGCCGTCTGATCTGCAGACGCAACAGCGGGCGCTGGAGCGGCCGCGCCCGCTTCCGAGCGGCAATGCCGGGCTCGCTACGCGCTTCCAGACGATCGCGACGACGCATGGTCATCGCATCGCCATCGAAGGCGATGACGGCCGGGCGCTGAGCTACGCTGCACTCGACACGGCGAGCCGGGTGCTCGGCGAGCAATTGGTCGCAGCCGGCGTCGAGCTTGGCGACATCGTCGGTATCGCCGCAGATCGCTCGACCGAAACGATCGTCATGCTGCTCGCCATCATTCGCGCCGGCGGCGCCTATCTGCCGCTCGATCCTGCCCTGCCCCAGGCGCGGCTTGCGCTGATGCTGACGCAGGCCGGTGTCCGCCATGTCCTCACCACCGCCGCATCTCGCGACGTGTTCAGGCGGATCAATGAATCGCTCGGCATCGTGATCCCGGGCGACATGGACGAGCGCGCCCGGGCGGCGCTGCCCGCGCCGGATCTGATCCGCGCCGAGAGCCCGGCCTATGTCAACTTCACCTCCGGCTCGACCGGAACGCCGAAGGCGATCCTCGTGCCACAGGGCGCCGTCGCCAATCTCGTTCTCGATACCGACTACGCCGCGCTGACGCCTGACGATCGTATCGCGCAGGCCGCCCCGCTCTCGTTCGACGCCGCCACCTTCGAGATCTGGGGCGCGCTGCTCAATGGCGGCTGCATCGTACTCGTCAACAAGCAGACCCTGCTCGATCCCGATGCGCTCGCGCGATATCTGAAGGCGCGTGCAATGTCGGTCATGTTCCTCACCACGGCGCTGTTCAACCAGGTCGCCCAGCTGAAGCCTGCAGGCTTCGCGTCGCTGCGGCTCGTGTTGTTCGGCGGCGAGGCGGTCAATGCCGAGCATGTCCACAGCGTGCTCGCGGCCGGTCCGCCGGCCCGCCTGCTGCACGTCTATGGACCGACCGAGACCACGACCTTTGCAACGTTCCATTCGATCGCGCAGCTCGCGGAGCACGCCGCCACCGTGCCGATCGGACGGCCGCTGCCGGGCGTGACCTGCCGCATTCTCGACGCCGACCTCAGGCCCGTCCCGGCCGGCATGCCCGGCGAGCTTTGCATCGGCGGCAACGGCCTCGCCATCGGTTATCTCGGCGATACCGACGCGACCGAGGCCCGCTTCGTCACGGCGGCCGACGGCACCAGACTCTACCGCAGCGGCGATCTCGTGCGGCTCGATCCGGACAATAATATCGAGTTCGTCGGGCGGCGCGACAATCAGGTCAAGATCCGCGGTCATCGCATCGAGATCGAGGAGATCGAGCTCGCGCTCGCGCATCATCCCGCGGTCGCCGAGGCCGCCGTCGTCGTTCGGACGGCAGATGACGACAAGTTTGTCGAAGCCTTCGTCACGCTCAAGCCGGACGTTGCAACCGTGCAGCACCAGCAGCATGGCCAGGCGTTCGTGTCCGACTGGCGCGAGTTGTACGAGATCACCTACGCCCCTGCCGCCGATGCGGCGGATGCCGATCTCGCCGGCTGGCACGACAGCTACACCGGCCGGCCGATCGCGGTCGCCGAGATGCGCGAATGGCAGGCCAGGACCACCGAGGCGCTGCTGGCACTGAAGCCACGCCGGGTGCTGGAGATCGGCTGCGGCACCGGGCTGCTGCTGCGTGGCCTCGCCGAGGCGGTCGAATCCTATCACGGCACGGACTTCTCGCCGCCGGCGGTGGCCGGCACTCGCGAACTCGCGCGCCGCAACGGCTGGAGCCATGTGACGATCGAGCAACGTGAGGCCAATGATTTCGCCGGCTTGCCGCAGCAGCATTTCGATCTCGTCATCCTCAATTCCATCGTCCAGTACTTCCCGAGCCGGGACTATCTGCGCCACGTTCTCGATGGCGCGTTCGCCTGCCTCGCGCCATCTGGTCGGATCTATCTCGGCGACATCAGGTCGCTGCCCCTGCAGCGCCTGTTCGCGGTCTCGGTCGAGGCACGGCAGCATGCGCTCGGGGGCCCCGCCATTCTCGCCCGTGCCGCCAATCGCATCCGCTTCGACAAGGAGCTGGTGCTCGATCCTGCCTTCTTCACCCGCATCGCGGCCGAGCATGGCGCGACGGTCCGGCTCGCCGCCAAGCGCGGCATGGCGATCAATGAGCTAACCAAGTACCGCTACGAGGTGGTGATCGAGACTGGCGCCACTCACGCGTCGCCTCCCGCGGTCAGCATGGCCTGGGCGACGCTCGATGCCGCCGACCCGGTCACCGCGATGATCGCTGCCGCGCATAAGCATGGATCGCTCTGCATCACCGGTGTGCCCGACGGTCGCCTGACGGACGATCTTGAGCTGCTTGCCTCCATCGATCCCGATGCGGCGCCGCCGGCGCCAGCCCCGCATCCCGAGCAGCTCGCGCAGGCCGCAGCCGCCGCCGGCTTCGCGGTGGACTTTGCGCTGTCGGAGCGCGCCGGCGACAGCGTGTTCGACGTGCTGCTGTATCCGCAAGGCGGCCCTCGTCCAGCCTCGCCCCTGGAGGTCTTGCGGACGACGAGGCCATGGGACGAGCTGTCCAACGATCCGCTGCAGACCGCGCTTGGCCGCAGCATCGGACCCGAGTTGAAGCTGCATCTCGGCCAGCTGCTGCCCGAGTACATGATCCCCGCCCAGATCGCGGTGATCGAGCGGATGCC